The window TTCCTTCAGGAGGATCATAACCAGGGAGTGGTGGGGTATAATCAGGTCCATCTCTCTCAAAGGGGAAAAGCCCCTCGTCTCGTCTGATCGCTGCCTGATACAGCTCCTCGGATTCAAGGCGCAGTTCCTTCAGTGCCTCTTGCTGAGCTTCTACAAGGGTCTGAATAGCTTTCTTTTCTGCCTGAGCTTGCTTCTGCTTAAACAAAGACCACTTTTTCATAAGTAAAACTCTTCTTTCAGTCTCCTCAAATGACAGAGGGGGAAGACTTCGCGCcctgataaaagaaaaaggtaacaTCGTAATAGAGAAATAGCTTGCACcccaaagagcaagttttaaaacaaacaaagccccaCCACCAGCCAGAACACCCCCACCAAACCCAGAGAATACATTTCATTCATGCAGTGTCTGTGAGGTCTTCCAGACATCCTCACAGGAAATTCATATTACTATTTTTCACTACCTTTAGCAGAGGCaaataaaatttgctttctAAATTTTTGTCCTGGTAGAAGAAGATAAAGGTTTTGTACCAAGGCTGGTGCTATATTGCAgttttgcagagaaagaaattagaagcaTTTCTACCATGAATGCATGTGCAAAGTGAAAGACAGTCTTACCTGTTGCTATCTGAGTACTTAATTGGTGTTATAAAATCCTCAATTGGAATCAGTTCTGGGGCAGCTTTTTCCaactttttaatcttctttttcaTACGATCCTTCTGTGCTTGCTCTCTCTTTACAtccactttcttcttcttcttctgtggTTGTGCTCTACAAGGGAAATAATTAggtgaataaaatattttgtcatttaatTCAACACCAGCAGCTTTCACTTCCAGTTTACTTTCCTAAGGACTCTTCCTTCCTGTTGCTTAATTTGGTCCCTAACAGAAGTCACAAATATTAGCTTTACTCAAGTAATGTGATTTCCAGGAGACAGCAACACATCTTGTGAGATTTTCTGCAGACATAACTGTCCCTGCCTGAGAAAAGAAACCTCCAATTTTGTGCTGAACATCAGAATGACCTGA of the Columba livia isolate bColLiv1 breed racing homer chromosome 17, bColLiv1.pat.W.v2, whole genome shotgun sequence genome contains:
- the MRPL40 gene encoding large ribosomal subunit protein mL40 isoform X2, with protein sequence MLAAAARGLCGVRLRTNVIRAVSPHAVCSVLFCSARLPQTLPFRGGHWQTALLALGASLPVRAQPQKKKKKVDVKREQAQKDRMKKKIKKLEKAAPELIPIEDFITPIKYSDSNRARSLPPLSFEETERRVLLMKKWSLFKQKQAQAEKKAIQTLVEAQQEALKELRLESEELYQAAIRRDEGLFPFERDGPDYTPPLPGYDPPEGKCVDITKVYTQ
- the MRPL40 gene encoding large ribosomal subunit protein mL40 isoform X1, with the translated sequence MLAAAARGLCGVRLSARLPQTLPFRGGHWQTALLALGASLPVRAQPQKKKKKVDVKREQAQKDRMKKKIKKLEKAAPELIPIEDFITPIKYSDSNRARSLPPLSFEETERRVLLMKKWSLFKQKQAQAEKKAIQTLVEAQQEALKELRLESEELYQAAIRRDEGLFPFERDGPDYTPPLPGYDPPEGKCVDITKVYTQ